The following proteins are encoded in a genomic region of Musa acuminata AAA Group cultivar baxijiao chromosome BXJ2-11, Cavendish_Baxijiao_AAA, whole genome shotgun sequence:
- the LOC135626175 gene encoding uncharacterized protein LOC135626175 isoform X1 yields MSSGEVRKVSRQDIQLVQNLIERCLQLYMNQREVIDTLSFQAKIEPSFTQLVWQKLEEENREFFEAYHVRLILKNQILIFNKLLEKQVELMQRACPSVVAALPHPNGSNSSLHQAPSCYMPQHASTSSRLDNMLGNGGFSCAFLNGRPSGQGGNYLGDDSSILAGSMNASTSMLSAPSSNMGRIPGISRTIIKSEHDYSNNSEFPFSNDSSILEAHQPTGDASAGSFSSSELTGQPLNDALLDIDTSSLGFSQITRNFSFSDLTDDFTHCADILENYDRSPYLPPDSNNFSDSPAREFKEEDIRKLESISEGVSYEDFGSDSLDI; encoded by the exons ATGTCTAGTGGAGAAGTCAGGAAGGTCTCCCGACAGGACATACAGCTA GTTCAGAATCTTATTGAACGGTGTCTGCAGTTGTATATGAACCAGAGAGAAGTTATCGACACTTTGTCATTCCAGGCAAAGATAGAGCCTAGTTTCACTCAACttg TTTGGCAAAAACTTGAGGAGGAGAATCGAGaattttttgaagcatatcatGTTAGACTGATACTCAAGAACCAAATATTGATTTTCAACAAGCTCCTTGAGAAACAGGTTGAGCTGATGCAGAGAGCATGTCCTTCTGTAGTTGCTGCTTTACCCCATCCCAATGGCTCTAATTCTTCTT TGCATCAAGCTCCATCCTGCTATATGCCTCAACATGCATCCACATCATCAAGGCTAGATAATATGCTTGGCAATGGAGGTTTTTCCTGTGCTTTTTTAAATGGTAGGCCATCAGGACAAGGAGGAAACTACCTTGGCGATGATTCCTCAATTCTTGCTGGGAGCATGAATGCCTCGACAAGCATGTTATCTGCACCTAGCTCCAACATGGGAAGAATTCCTGGGATCAGTCGGACAATAATCAAGTCAGAACATGATTATTCAAACAACTCTGAGTTTCCATTCAGTAATGATAGCAGTATCTTGGAAGCACACCAACCAACCGGAGATGCTTCAGCTGGATCCTTCAGTAGCTCGGAGTTGACTGGACAACCACTAAATGATGCTCTACTGGATATCGATACATCTTCACTTGGATTTAGTCAGATTACTCGAAATTTCAGTTTTTCAGATTTAACAGATGACTTCACTCACTGTGCTG ATATATTGGAGAATTATGATAGGTCTCCTTATCTTCCACCAGATTCAAATAACTTCTCAGACTCTCCGGCAAGGGAATTCAAAG AGGAAGACATTAGGAAACTAGAATCCATATCCGAAGGAGTCAGTTATGAGGACTTTGGAAGCGACTCACTTGACATCTAA
- the LOC135586879 gene encoding uncharacterized protein LOC135586879 isoform X1 has protein sequence MGPVVGSVLPSLGRVRLADLVASEGLPPDSYKISVSTLTQSFAQYSAAIIELSPGDSALLRSGLESARLFFHQRAYPPADMVHTNETREWCKTSGYYADPQLWQETYDYRPGLTAAEPHGSMEFPPAGLPDIFAVLGKAARDVLDAISFSLNLRSFSFAEILDNMPLRSREISSSVLSVCCHSRPSFQGAQNHNLTAQEDGQLVMFPDHEHQVDKALITLVKSDMAGLHIKDFHGRWILVDGDLGPQDAIIYPGLALYQATAGYVSPAMLRVEMGNLQSNMYGRCSLAFKLMPRSMASLSCSEMRAAGHGVEAQFQIPIPVDDFMQRSHSTDQFAKLNYPSYAFQPGQDDFYVASMKPHIKSKKDKTRCKPLPPSKKLRLEAQRVLKERVQDIAEKKGIKLRFCNLKECEGHMLSMDSPCGNIRMEIGWPPGVPFVHPHDLPNKAKLGFLEAYEPGWAASQQDMELSLLNLDMPDIG, from the exons ATGGGTCCCGTGGTAGGGAGTGTTCTTCCATCTCTTGGTCGTGTAAGGCTCGCTGATCTTGTAGCCTCTGAAGGTCTTCCTCCAGACTCTTACAAGATCTCTGTATCAACACTAACACAATCCTTTGCTCAGTATTCTGCTGCTATCATTGAGTTATCTCCTGGAGACAGTGCTCTTTTAAGATCTGGTCTAGAATCTGCTCGTTTGTTTTTTCATCAGCGTGCGTACCCTCCTGCTGATATGGTTCATACAAATGAAACCCGTGAGTGGTGCAAGACATCTGGATATTATGCAGACCCTCAACTGTGGCAAGAAACATATGATTACAGGCCTGGTCTTACTGCAGCAGAGCCTCATGGTTCAATGGAATTTCCTCCAGCTGGCTTGCCTGACATATTTGCAGTTCTTGGCAAGGCTGCCCGAGATGTATTGGATGCTATCAGCTTTTCTTTAAATTTGCGCAGCTTTTCATTTGCTGAAATACTTGATAACATGCCTTTGAGAAGTAGGGAGATATCCTCCTCAGTTCTTTCAGTATGCTGTCATTCAAGACCATCATTCCAAGGAGCACAAAACCACAATTTGACAGCACAGGAAGATGGACAGCTGGTCATGTTCCCAGATCATGAGCATCAAGTTGATAAGGCCTTAATTACTCTTGTCAAGTCAGATATGGCAGGATTGCATATAAAAGACTTCCATGGACGTTGGATCCTTGTTGATGGAGATCTTGGCCCTCAAGATGCAATTATTTATCCTGGACTTGCACTTTACCAGGCAACTGCTGGTTATGTGAGCCCTGCCATGCTTAGGGTAGAGATGGGCAATTTGCAAAGTAACATGTATGGAAGATGCTCTTTGGCTTTCAAGCTCATGCCTAGATCCATGGCAAGTCTTAGCTGTTCAGAGATGAGAGCAGCTGGTCATGGAGTTGAAGCACAATTCCAGATTCCTATACCGGTGGATGACTTTATGCAGAGGTCACACTCTACTGATCAATTCGCTAAACTTAATTATCCCAGCTATGCGTTTCAACCTGGCCAAGATG ATTTTTATGTAGCATCCATGAAGCCTCATATAAAGAGTAAGAAGGACAAGACGAGGTGCAAGCCTTTGCCTCCTTCTAAGAAACTACGTCTGGAGGCTCAGAGGGTCCTCAAGGAGCGTGTTCAAGATATTGCTGAAAAGAAGGGCATAAAACTCAGGTTTTGTAATCTTAAGGAGTGTGAGGGCCACATGCTATCAATGGATAGCCCATGTGGGAATATAAGAATGGAGATTGGATGGCCTCCTGGTGTTCCATTTGTTCATCCACATGACCTTCCTAACAAGGCGAAGCTTGGCTTCCTTGAAGCTTATGAGCCTGGTTGGGCAGCTTCTCAGCAAGACATGGAGTTAAGTTTATTGAACCTGGACATGCCAGATATTGGTTAA
- the LOC103970598 gene encoding HVA22-like protein k translates to MALLASTIPTEVGLRLLLCPLTSNIVTRTACCTIGIGLPVYSTFKAIENKNRNEQEKWLLYWAVYGSFSLVEVLSDKFLYWCPFYYHIKFAFLVWLQLPSGYGSKYLYAKHLRPFLLKHQAKVDQLLNFLSHEIEKFVSNHQGEIQLVKAVVLRCAMTANQMVKEITNPGHPHGQSTIGGPNTQMSVQSQDSGSDTDSDTAN, encoded by the exons ATGGCCCTCCTTGCCTCCACCATACCCACCGAG GTTGGATTGCGGTTGCTGTTATGTCCGCTTACTTCTAACATTGTTACTAGAACAGCTTG CTGCACAATAGGGATTGGTTTGCCTGTCTACTCTACTTTCAAGGCCATAGAGAATAAAAATAGGAATGAACAAGAAAAGTGGCTTCTCTATTGGGCAG TATACGGATCTTTTAGTCTGGTGGAAGTGCTCTCTGACAAATTTCTTTACTg GTGTCCGTTCTACTACCACATTAAGTTTGCCTTCCTTGTTTggctacaacttccgtctggttaT GGATCAAAATATTTATATGCAAAACACCTGCGACCATTCCTACTGAAACATCAAGCTAAAGTTGATCAACTTCTTAACTTCTTGTCCCATGAAATT GAGAAGTTCGTTAGCAATCACCAAGGAGAAATCCAGTTAGTGAAGGCTGTGGTTCTGAGGTGTGCAATGACAG CAAATCAGATGGTGAAGGAGATCACCAATCCAGGGCACCCGCATGGCCAAAGCACCATTGGGGGTCCAAACACGCAAATGAGTGTGCAATCCCAGGATTCAGGTTCTGACACTGATTCTGACACTGCAAACTGA
- the LOC135627844 gene encoding pentatricopeptide repeat-containing protein At2g45350, chloroplastic-like, producing MRPFLARPTAPLDIADSTLALLPRCRTHRDARQLHARLVTTGLLLCHPSLLLRRLFASPHPPLRSLARRIFFSLPAADDRPFLWNAFIGASRDGGGGPRDAVLAFALMLFDGVAADKFALSLALNACSRIPSLREGSQIHAVLLKSDLASNLYLQNGLIALYSKCGLPEIARRVFDRITERDAISWNSMIDGYLKDGNVVAAQKLFDEMDNGKKNTVTWNTMLGGYAASIDMIDVARELFDSMPERDLVSWNLMIDGYIKCGRLVDAEDLFERMPVRDVISWATMIDGYTGIGRIDLAKQFFELMPEKDVITWNIMMDGYVKNGRHLEALNLFTELQAKGNRAPDITTLATALTAIAELGRVDDGIAIHDYIERTKLALDGQLGVALVDMYSKCGRLEDALKVFETSGTSVDHWNAMIGGLAIHGRGNLALQLFWEMKRCSLKPDDITFIGVLNACSHAGLVKEGLMCFEIMRRDYALEPKVQHYACMIDILGRAGQLEEALNLIRSMPIEPNDVVWRSLLSACRNHRNVGMGQKLLKGLTQGGAWDSSTCVLLSNLYAGVGMWGDVRKVRTMMREKDLKKVPGCSWIELDGIVHEFVVGDYSCPQAKEASSSSDLFCASNMYSSTTSLEYTRS from the coding sequence ATGCGGCCATTCCTCGCGCGCCCCACCGCGCCCCTCGACATCGCCGACTCCACCCTCGCCCTCCTCCCCCGATGCCGCACCCACCGCGATGCCCGTCAGCTCCACGCCCGCCTCGTCACCACCGGCCTTCTCCTCTGCCACCCATCCCTCCTCCTTCGCCGCCTCTTCGCCTCCCCCCACCCTCCCCTCCGCAGCCTCGCTCGCCGCATCTTCTTCTCTCTCCCCGCCGCCGACGACCGGCCTTTCCTCTGGAACGCCTTCATCGGCGCTTCCCGCGACGGAGGCGGTGGACCCCGGGACGCCGTCCTGGCCTTCGCGCTCATGCTCTTCGACGGCGTCGCCGCAGACAAGTTCGCCTTGTCGCTGGCACTCAACGCCTGCTCCCGCATACCTTCCCTCCGAGAGGGCTCGCAGATCCACGCCGTCCTCCTCAAAAGCGACCTCGCCTCCAATCTCTACCTCCAGAACGGCTTGATCGCGCTCTACTCCAAATGCGGGTTGCCTGAGATTGCGCGACGAGTGTTTGACAGGATTACCGAAAGGGACGCGATCTCTTGGAATTCGATGATAGATGGGTACCTCAAGGATGGGAACGTGGTAGCAGCCCAAAAGCTCTTCGATGAAATGGATAATGGCAAAAAGAATACGGTGACTTGGAATACGATGCTTGGTGGCTACGCAGCATCCATCGACATGATTGATGTTGCTCGTGAATTATTCGATTCAATGCCCGAAAGAgacttggtttcttggaatcTGATGATCGATGGCTACATCAAGTGCGGGAGGTTGGTCGATGCAGAGGACTTGTTCGAGCGAATGCCTGTGAGGGATGTCATATCTTGGGCTACTATGATTGATGGTTATACAGGAATCGGGCGCATCGACTTGGCCAAACAATTCTTCGAGCTGATGCCAGAGAAGGATGTCATCACTTGGAACATCATGATGGATGGCTATGTCAAGAACGGACGTCACCTCGAAGCCTTGAATCTCTTCACTGAGTTGCAAGCGAAAGGCAACCGTGCTCCCGATATAACCACTCTAGCAACCGCTCTCACGGCGATTGCGGAATTGGGTCGTGTTGATGATGGGATAGCCATTCATGATTATATTGAGAGGACCAAATTGGCTTTAGATGGTCAACTGGGCGTGGCGCTGGTCGACATGTACTCAAAATGTGGTCGATTGGAGGATGCCTTGAAGGTGTTCGAGACTTCAGGAACAAGTGTGGATCACTGGAATGCCATGATCGGTGGTTTGGCCATTCATGGGCGTGGCAATTTGGCTCTTCAACTCTTCTGGGAGATGAAACGATGCTCATTGAAGCCGGACGACATTACATTCATCGGAGTTCTGAACGCTTGTAGCCACGCAGGTTTGGTGAAGGAGGGCTTGATGTGCTTTGAGATCATGAGAAGAGACTATGCCTTGGAGCCAAAGGTGCAGCACTACGCATGCATGATCGACATCCTTGGCCGAGCAGGGCAGTTGGAAGAGGCTTTGAATCTGATTCGAAGTATGCCGATCGAGCCAAACGATGTGGTTTGGAGATCATTGCTTAGTGCTTGTAGGAACCACAGGAATGTTGGCATGGGCCAAAAGCTACTGAAAGGTTTAACCCAAGGGGGGGCTTGGGATTCTAGTACATGTGTTCTGCTCTCTAATCTCTATGCTGGTGTAGGGATGTGGGGCGATGTGAGGAAGGTGAGGACGATGATGAGGGAGAAGGACCTTAAAAAGGTTCCTGGATGCAGCTGGATCGAACTCGATGGTATCGTCCACGAGTTCGTCGTAGGGGATTACTCGTGCCCTCAAGCCAAAGAAGCAAGTTCTTCATCGGACTTGTTTTGTGCATCCAACATGTATAGTTCAACAACTTCATTGGAATATACACGTTCATGA
- the LOC135626175 gene encoding uncharacterized protein LOC135626175 isoform X2, translating into MSSGEVRKVSRQDIQLVQNLIERCLQLYMNQREVIDTLSFQAKIEPSFTQLVWQKLEEENREFFEAYHVRLILKNQILIFNKLLEKQVELMQRACPSVVAALPHPNGSNSSLHQAPSCYMPQHASTSSRLDNMLGNGGFSCAFLNGRPSGQGGNYLGDDSSILAGSMNASTSMLSAPSSNMGRIPGISRTIIKSEHDYSNNSEFPFSNDSSILEAHQPTGDASAGSFSSSELTGQPLNDALLDIDTSSLGFSQITRNFSFSDLTDDFTHCADILENYDRSPYLPPDSNNFSDSPAREFKG; encoded by the exons ATGTCTAGTGGAGAAGTCAGGAAGGTCTCCCGACAGGACATACAGCTA GTTCAGAATCTTATTGAACGGTGTCTGCAGTTGTATATGAACCAGAGAGAAGTTATCGACACTTTGTCATTCCAGGCAAAGATAGAGCCTAGTTTCACTCAACttg TTTGGCAAAAACTTGAGGAGGAGAATCGAGaattttttgaagcatatcatGTTAGACTGATACTCAAGAACCAAATATTGATTTTCAACAAGCTCCTTGAGAAACAGGTTGAGCTGATGCAGAGAGCATGTCCTTCTGTAGTTGCTGCTTTACCCCATCCCAATGGCTCTAATTCTTCTT TGCATCAAGCTCCATCCTGCTATATGCCTCAACATGCATCCACATCATCAAGGCTAGATAATATGCTTGGCAATGGAGGTTTTTCCTGTGCTTTTTTAAATGGTAGGCCATCAGGACAAGGAGGAAACTACCTTGGCGATGATTCCTCAATTCTTGCTGGGAGCATGAATGCCTCGACAAGCATGTTATCTGCACCTAGCTCCAACATGGGAAGAATTCCTGGGATCAGTCGGACAATAATCAAGTCAGAACATGATTATTCAAACAACTCTGAGTTTCCATTCAGTAATGATAGCAGTATCTTGGAAGCACACCAACCAACCGGAGATGCTTCAGCTGGATCCTTCAGTAGCTCGGAGTTGACTGGACAACCACTAAATGATGCTCTACTGGATATCGATACATCTTCACTTGGATTTAGTCAGATTACTCGAAATTTCAGTTTTTCAGATTTAACAGATGACTTCACTCACTGTGCTG ATATATTGGAGAATTATGATAGGTCTCCTTATCTTCCACCAGATTCAAATAACTTCTCAGACTCTCCGGCAAGGGAATTCAAAG GTTGA
- the LOC135586879 gene encoding uncharacterized protein LOC135586879 isoform X3 translates to MGPVVGSVLPSLGRVRLADLVASEGLPPDSYKISVSTLTQSFAQYSAAIIELSPGDSALLRSGLESARLFFHQRAYPPADMVHTNETREWCKTSGYYADPQLWQETYDYRPGLTAAEPHGSMEFPPAGLPDIFAVLGKAARDVLDAISFSLNLRSFSFAEILDNMPLRSREISSSVLSVCCHSRPSFQGAQNHNLTAQEDGQLVMFPDHEHQVDKALITLVKSDMAGLHIKDFHGRWILVDGDLGPQDAIIYPGLALYQATAGYVSPAMLRVEMGNLQSNMYGRCSLAFKLMPRSMASLSCSEMRAAGHGVEAQFQIPIPVDDFMQRSHSTDQFAKLNYPSYAFQPGQDDFYVASMKPHIKSKKDKTRCKPLPPSKKLRLEAQRVLKERVQDIAEKKGIKLRFCNLKECEGHMLSMDSPCGNIRMEIGWPPGVPFVHPHDLPNKAKLGFLEAYEPGWAASQQDMESQSS, encoded by the exons ATGGGTCCCGTGGTAGGGAGTGTTCTTCCATCTCTTGGTCGTGTAAGGCTCGCTGATCTTGTAGCCTCTGAAGGTCTTCCTCCAGACTCTTACAAGATCTCTGTATCAACACTAACACAATCCTTTGCTCAGTATTCTGCTGCTATCATTGAGTTATCTCCTGGAGACAGTGCTCTTTTAAGATCTGGTCTAGAATCTGCTCGTTTGTTTTTTCATCAGCGTGCGTACCCTCCTGCTGATATGGTTCATACAAATGAAACCCGTGAGTGGTGCAAGACATCTGGATATTATGCAGACCCTCAACTGTGGCAAGAAACATATGATTACAGGCCTGGTCTTACTGCAGCAGAGCCTCATGGTTCAATGGAATTTCCTCCAGCTGGCTTGCCTGACATATTTGCAGTTCTTGGCAAGGCTGCCCGAGATGTATTGGATGCTATCAGCTTTTCTTTAAATTTGCGCAGCTTTTCATTTGCTGAAATACTTGATAACATGCCTTTGAGAAGTAGGGAGATATCCTCCTCAGTTCTTTCAGTATGCTGTCATTCAAGACCATCATTCCAAGGAGCACAAAACCACAATTTGACAGCACAGGAAGATGGACAGCTGGTCATGTTCCCAGATCATGAGCATCAAGTTGATAAGGCCTTAATTACTCTTGTCAAGTCAGATATGGCAGGATTGCATATAAAAGACTTCCATGGACGTTGGATCCTTGTTGATGGAGATCTTGGCCCTCAAGATGCAATTATTTATCCTGGACTTGCACTTTACCAGGCAACTGCTGGTTATGTGAGCCCTGCCATGCTTAGGGTAGAGATGGGCAATTTGCAAAGTAACATGTATGGAAGATGCTCTTTGGCTTTCAAGCTCATGCCTAGATCCATGGCAAGTCTTAGCTGTTCAGAGATGAGAGCAGCTGGTCATGGAGTTGAAGCACAATTCCAGATTCCTATACCGGTGGATGACTTTATGCAGAGGTCACACTCTACTGATCAATTCGCTAAACTTAATTATCCCAGCTATGCGTTTCAACCTGGCCAAGATG ATTTTTATGTAGCATCCATGAAGCCTCATATAAAGAGTAAGAAGGACAAGACGAGGTGCAAGCCTTTGCCTCCTTCTAAGAAACTACGTCTGGAGGCTCAGAGGGTCCTCAAGGAGCGTGTTCAAGATATTGCTGAAAAGAAGGGCATAAAACTCAGGTTTTGTAATCTTAAGGAGTGTGAGGGCCACATGCTATCAATGGATAGCCCATGTGGGAATATAAGAATGGAGATTGGATGGCCTCCTGGTGTTCCATTTGTTCATCCACATGACCTTCCTAACAAGGCGAAGCTTGGCTTCCTTGAAGCTTATGAGCCTGGTTGGGCAGCTTCTCAGCAAGACATGGA GAGTCAGTCTTCATAA
- the LOC135586879 gene encoding uncharacterized protein LOC135586879 isoform X2 → MGPVVGSVLPSLGRVRLADLVASEGLPPDSYKISVSTLTQSFAQYSAAIIELSPGDSALLRSGLESARLFFHQRAYPPADMVHTNETREWCKTSGYYADPQLWQETYDYRPGLTAAEPHGSMEFPPAGLPDIFAVLGKAARDVLDAISFSLNLRSFSFAEILDNMPLRSREISSSVLSVCCHSRPSFQGAQNHNLTAQEDGQLVMFPDHEHQVDKALITLVKSDMAGLHIKDFHGRWILVDGDLGPQDAIIYPGLALYQATAGYVSPAMLRVEMGNLQSNMYGRCSLAFKLMPRSMASLSCSEMRAAGHGVEAQFQIPIPVDDFMQRSHSTDQFAKLNYPSYAFQPGQDASMKPHIKSKKDKTRCKPLPPSKKLRLEAQRVLKERVQDIAEKKGIKLRFCNLKECEGHMLSMDSPCGNIRMEIGWPPGVPFVHPHDLPNKAKLGFLEAYEPGWAASQQDMELSLLNLDMPDIG, encoded by the exons ATGGGTCCCGTGGTAGGGAGTGTTCTTCCATCTCTTGGTCGTGTAAGGCTCGCTGATCTTGTAGCCTCTGAAGGTCTTCCTCCAGACTCTTACAAGATCTCTGTATCAACACTAACACAATCCTTTGCTCAGTATTCTGCTGCTATCATTGAGTTATCTCCTGGAGACAGTGCTCTTTTAAGATCTGGTCTAGAATCTGCTCGTTTGTTTTTTCATCAGCGTGCGTACCCTCCTGCTGATATGGTTCATACAAATGAAACCCGTGAGTGGTGCAAGACATCTGGATATTATGCAGACCCTCAACTGTGGCAAGAAACATATGATTACAGGCCTGGTCTTACTGCAGCAGAGCCTCATGGTTCAATGGAATTTCCTCCAGCTGGCTTGCCTGACATATTTGCAGTTCTTGGCAAGGCTGCCCGAGATGTATTGGATGCTATCAGCTTTTCTTTAAATTTGCGCAGCTTTTCATTTGCTGAAATACTTGATAACATGCCTTTGAGAAGTAGGGAGATATCCTCCTCAGTTCTTTCAGTATGCTGTCATTCAAGACCATCATTCCAAGGAGCACAAAACCACAATTTGACAGCACAGGAAGATGGACAGCTGGTCATGTTCCCAGATCATGAGCATCAAGTTGATAAGGCCTTAATTACTCTTGTCAAGTCAGATATGGCAGGATTGCATATAAAAGACTTCCATGGACGTTGGATCCTTGTTGATGGAGATCTTGGCCCTCAAGATGCAATTATTTATCCTGGACTTGCACTTTACCAGGCAACTGCTGGTTATGTGAGCCCTGCCATGCTTAGGGTAGAGATGGGCAATTTGCAAAGTAACATGTATGGAAGATGCTCTTTGGCTTTCAAGCTCATGCCTAGATCCATGGCAAGTCTTAGCTGTTCAGAGATGAGAGCAGCTGGTCATGGAGTTGAAGCACAATTCCAGATTCCTATACCGGTGGATGACTTTATGCAGAGGTCACACTCTACTGATCAATTCGCTAAACTTAATTATCCCAGCTATGCGTTTCAACCTGGCCAAGATG CATCCATGAAGCCTCATATAAAGAGTAAGAAGGACAAGACGAGGTGCAAGCCTTTGCCTCCTTCTAAGAAACTACGTCTGGAGGCTCAGAGGGTCCTCAAGGAGCGTGTTCAAGATATTGCTGAAAAGAAGGGCATAAAACTCAGGTTTTGTAATCTTAAGGAGTGTGAGGGCCACATGCTATCAATGGATAGCCCATGTGGGAATATAAGAATGGAGATTGGATGGCCTCCTGGTGTTCCATTTGTTCATCCACATGACCTTCCTAACAAGGCGAAGCTTGGCTTCCTTGAAGCTTATGAGCCTGGTTGGGCAGCTTCTCAGCAAGACATGGAGTTAAGTTTATTGAACCTGGACATGCCAGATATTGGTTAA